The following are encoded together in the Zingiber officinale cultivar Zhangliang chromosome 8A, Zo_v1.1, whole genome shotgun sequence genome:
- the LOC122009996 gene encoding bZIP transcription factor 12-like isoform X2, with product MPLMLSSTSPNSDLARPPGFVTKGLGSVSVEDLFRNVSGGGLDGSGKCFLLPERFGERRVEDMWRVIAADRGVDGSDAEVTLEDFLARAGGVGEEDTAVPTRWSQVALAANTATGDGFGQPQKMLLENPTIGFGNGAEGAVRAERGRKRPLSDPVDRVAIQREKRMIKNRESAARSRERKQAYINQLEASVAKLEEDNARLLKSLLMENVTPVAEREKRPLRRTNSMQW from the exons ATGCCCCTGATGTTGTCGTCCACCTCGCCCAATTCCGATCTCGCGCGGCCACCCGGATTCGTCACCAAGGGCCTCGGATCCGTGAGCGTGGAGGACCTTTTTCGCAATGTGAGCGGCGGAGGCCTAGACGGCTCAGGAAAATGCTTCCTTCTGCCGGAGAGGTTCGGAGAGAGGAGGGTGGAAGATATGTGGAGGGTTATCGCGGCCGATCGGGGGGTGGACGGATCCGACGCGGAGGTCACGCTGGAGGACTTCCTGGCGAGGGCGGGCGGGGTCGGAGAGGAGGATACCGCAGTTCCCACCAGATGGAGCCAGGTGGCGTTGGCGGCGAATACTGCGACAGGGGATGGGTTCGGGCAACCACAGAAAATGCTCTTGGAGAACCCTACCATAGGGTTCGGAAATGGGGCGGAAGGCGCCGTAAGGGCGGAGCGAGGGAGGAAAAGGCCGTTGTCGGATCCGGTGGACAGAGTGGCGATTCAACGAGAGAAGAGAATGATCAAAAACAGGGAGTCTGCAGCAAGATCGAGGGAGAGGAAACAG GCCTATATTAATCAACTTGAAGCTTCGGTTGCAAAATTGGAGGAGGACAATGCACGGCTGTTGAAATCCCTG CTTATGGAAAACGTAACACCAGTAGCAGAGAGGGAAAAACGACCCTTGCGAAGAACCAACTCCATGCAGTGGTAG
- the LOC122009996 gene encoding bZIP transcription factor 12-like isoform X1, protein MPLMLSSTSPNSDLARPPGFVTKGLGSVSVEDLFRNVSGGGLDGSGKCFLLPERFGERRVEDMWRVIAADRGVDGSDAEVTLEDFLARAGGVGEEDTAVPTRWSQVALAANTATGDGFGQPQKMLLENPTIGFGNGAEGAVRAERGRKRPLSDPVDRVAIQREKRMIKNRESAARSRERKQAYINQLEASVAKLEEDNARLLKSLEQQQRMRLKQLMENVTPVAEREKRPLRRTNSMQW, encoded by the exons ATGCCCCTGATGTTGTCGTCCACCTCGCCCAATTCCGATCTCGCGCGGCCACCCGGATTCGTCACCAAGGGCCTCGGATCCGTGAGCGTGGAGGACCTTTTTCGCAATGTGAGCGGCGGAGGCCTAGACGGCTCAGGAAAATGCTTCCTTCTGCCGGAGAGGTTCGGAGAGAGGAGGGTGGAAGATATGTGGAGGGTTATCGCGGCCGATCGGGGGGTGGACGGATCCGACGCGGAGGTCACGCTGGAGGACTTCCTGGCGAGGGCGGGCGGGGTCGGAGAGGAGGATACCGCAGTTCCCACCAGATGGAGCCAGGTGGCGTTGGCGGCGAATACTGCGACAGGGGATGGGTTCGGGCAACCACAGAAAATGCTCTTGGAGAACCCTACCATAGGGTTCGGAAATGGGGCGGAAGGCGCCGTAAGGGCGGAGCGAGGGAGGAAAAGGCCGTTGTCGGATCCGGTGGACAGAGTGGCGATTCAACGAGAGAAGAGAATGATCAAAAACAGGGAGTCTGCAGCAAGATCGAGGGAGAGGAAACAG GCCTATATTAATCAACTTGAAGCTTCGGTTGCAAAATTGGAGGAGGACAATGCACGGCTGTTGAAATCCCTG GAGCAGCAGCAAAGGATGAGGCTCAAGCAG CTTATGGAAAACGTAACACCAGTAGCAGAGAGGGAAAAACGACCCTTGCGAAGAACCAACTCCATGCAGTGGTAG